In a genomic window of Wyeomyia smithii strain HCP4-BCI-WySm-NY-G18 chromosome 1, ASM2978416v1, whole genome shotgun sequence:
- the LOC129728391 gene encoding uncharacterized protein LOC129728391, translating into MSDPAPRPMKYPYTFSAQLAQFPLQHYFKKQWVFRYYFIAFGLSIPLFYKISKLANSPANVAKWAESKRKEHAEHH; encoded by the exons ATGTCTGATCCGGCGCCACGACCCATGAAGTATCCTTATACTTTTTCCGCTCAGTTAGCACAGTTTCCATTGCAGCATTACTTCAAAAAACAATGGGTCTTTCGCTACTATTTCATTGCTTTTGGACTATCTATCCCGTTGTTTTATAAGATTAGTAAGCTTG cTAACTCCCCGGCAAACGTTGCCAAATGGGCTGAATCCAAACGAAAGGAGCATGCTGAGCATCACTAA